In Campylobacter sp. RM16189, the genomic window CTTTAACGTTGCTAGGTTTTTCTTTTATACACTCTATTATCTTTTTACTAAGCTCTCCACGAGAAAAACGTCTATTATCAGTAATGTTTTTAGTTTTTATATCGTTTATATTATAGTTTGGATCAAATATCATAATGGCTTTGCTTATAGTAGATAGTTCATCTTGTAACTCAGTTATCATCTCTTGATAATGTTTTATCTGTCCTTGAATTTCAGAGTGTTTAGATACAAGAGCTGATATTACGTGAGTTTCTACTCGCTTCGCTCCTAGCTTTTCAAGAACCGCCATAACAAATCCTTTTAAAGTAAAAGTTTTTATAGCTTAAAAAGAAATATCTATTATTTAGAATCTTAGCCTCTTTTATGATGAAAGTCTTGTGCATTTGCTACATAATAGCGGAAATCTTCATGGATAGGATTGATTTTTGGGTTATTGTTTGGTTTTATGGGCGTAGATAGATTCTATAAAGGTAACATGGGGCTAGGAGTGCTTAAGCTTTCCCTATTTATTCTCATGTGGATAATTTACTTCGGTATTGGGCAAGGACATCTTGATGTGGAATATCAGGTCTTCTCGATTATACTATATTTTATAATATTTTTATGGGGCATTATTGATTTATTTTTAGTATTTATTGGCATAAAACGTGATAATTTAGTAAAAATTAAGGAATTTTTAACATTTAATGATGTGAAAAATTCTTCGTCTTTTTCTTTTGAATCAAAAGAGCAACTGGATGTTCAGCCTATTAAAGCAAAAACAACAAAAGAGGGTTAAATAAAAACTACTATCTGTTGATTGTTGGCTTATATGTATTTTAAAAACACCGATAGTATAAAACTGCTTGACTCTGATCTTAGCATAGATGAGTTGAAAGCTCAGTGGGCTAAACTTGCCTTGCAAGAGAGATTTAATGTAGTGTTATCTGATGAAGATGCTAAAAATTCTATAGAGATATTAAAAAGCTTCAACGCGAACTAAGAGAGCTATATGAATTTATAAAGCGTGAATTCGATAACGGAAAAAGCATATTTGGCATCTTGCAAGCCGTTGCAAAAAGCAGAAAGGATATGCTGTTATAAACACTTACTCCAAAGGAATATTTTTTGCTTAAACCTTTTTAAGCTAATTAGAAAGGTTTAAGCTATGATATATTCAAATTTAAATCACTCCTATCAAAATTTAATTATTCAAAAGACAGGTAAACTACATTAAAAAACAAAGCAGAAGTTTTTATAAATAAAATCTTAAATTTAAAGGTTTACGGTGTTTGATGCTGTTTTGTGCATTTGCCACATAATAGCGGTAAAAATCATTTTGAAGTTTAAACTTTGTACCATTCCCTCTACTGTATAAACCTACATACCATTATATATACATATACATAACTATTAATACTATTATAAATATGTTTATATAATTAAACGCAGCATTCTATACACAATTATTCATTTCATTACACATCTATTCATATATCTATATGCACCATTCTATATATAATTGTTTATGCCAACACATATATAACCAAATACTTATATCAACATAAGTCTAACCTCATTTTATCCCGGCTCAAGCGAGGGAGTACCCCCGCTAGGCCTTTGACAGCGTAAGCATAGTTTAAGCGTTTTTGGAGCACTTGTTTTCGCACAAAGCGAAACGCACAAAGCGAAACACACTACCACTTGTCCCGAGGGACAAGCTGTGTGGCCTGCCGGCGGCCGCTATAATTAGTTGTGGAGGTATATCATGATTATCACTGTTTCTGTAAGATCAGAGAGGCTCACTTCACAAGCAGCAAAAAATCGTATGAGGCATAATTTTAGAGAACCGGTATCCACTCAGAGAGTAAAATATCTAAAGACGAGAGAGCCTGATATTAACAAATTCTATCACTTAAACGTAAGCCAAAATAAAGCTTATCATAGGGATTACCCTTTTCCGAATTTTGGTAAGAATTTTTCTGACGGACTTATCGACGATAAAGTGAATATTATTAAAGAAAGCTATGAGAGTCAAACCGATTCAAAAGGCCGTAAAAAGACCCTAAGAAAGAACTCCACTCTTTTTGAAGAGCATATCATCACATTTGGAATTCAAAGAGAGGATATGGATCGAAACCTTACTCAAGAGGAAATCAACTACATAAATTCAAAAGACTACGAGGCCGAAGTAGAGAAATTTATTGTGATGTTATCAAGCAAATACGGCAATAACGATTTTTGGATAGCTTGTCACCGGGATGAGAATATAGTCCACTACCAGATAATATCAACTAGATATGATTTCAAAAAAAAAGACCATTCCTAGGCTAAAATCAAAGATAGAAGTAGCCCAATATGGTACAGATCTCCAAGATATGGCTGCAGAAGCCTTTAGGGGCAAGGCAGTCAGAGGCGTAAAAGGCTCAACTAGGCCACACATAAAACACCAAAAATTTAGAGAGGTAGCTGAGCTTCAGAAACAAAAAGAAGAGCTTGAGAGAGCCAACAAAGAGCTAATAGATAAAATATATCAGCTTGAAAGAAAAGAGCGCTCTATGGCTCCAAAAATGAGAGATACGGGCATAGAATCTCTCAAGAGAAAGCAAACTCCCTCAAACAATCCCACAATGGGCTTCTAGGCTCGCAAGCAAGCTTGCTCAACTAGGCATCTATGGGGTTTTCACCCCATACCCCGGCGACAGAAAGAAACCTACAAAATCAAGCTTCTCCACACAAAATATGACTCCAACCATCAAGAATGGCCTTTTATCTCTCTCTACACAAAAAAGAGCAAAAGGATATACGCATACCCCCAATCAAAGCCTGAGCTCACAAGGCAAGAGAAATATATCGGAGTTTTTTTCGTTTTCCTCGTCCGGGCAAGTTGTGCTCTCGATAAAAATGTCAAGGGTAGCCGCAAGGCTATCCACGAGCTTTTTGTCAAAAAAGCGACGCCCTTGATGTTTTTTGAGAGAGTGCTACGATGTCCCGGCAGGGAAACGGGGGAAAGTTCGATATTTAGCCTGCGGGCGAGCCCCTGCTACTTTGGCCCGCTTGCGGGGCAATAGTACCAGCGGGGGAGCAACGACATCGCCAAAGGCGATGAGTGTAGCGGCGGTCTCTTGCTTGGGAGCGATAGAGTCTCTTGGCCCTTGAAGGTCCCTAATATATAGAACAAAGAGTGGCCATGTCTTGAAGTTAAGATTTATTATAACTACTATGACTAAAGAACACTGTCACTATCTGTGGTTTTTATATCGTTATTTTTGATTATCCATGTCTTAATTTTGCTTCACAAAATGAGTTTTTTAATACTCTTGTTTTCAGGCTTTTAGCTCCTTTTTAGATATCTTTATTATAAAACAGCTAAATTTTTCAAAGCTTATGGGTTATTTTAAAATATTTTGTTTGATGATTTCTTGAGCGTCCAGTGCTAAAAGACATCTAACTCTTTTTAGTTTCTGTTTATTACTTTCTTATTTTTATCTCCTATATAATTTTTGAAAAGTCATATAAGGAGATTAAATATTGATCCCACCAATTGCATAGCGCATATAGCATATCTTGAATTTCATGATCGTCGTATCTAAGTTCGAGATATGCAGCTTCTACATCCGTCATTGCAGGAATATGATACAAGTACATTTCGATAATATAATTTGGAATTCGATGCTCCATTTGTTTTTTCATAGCAAAAGTTTTAAAGGTTCCTCTTAGTCCGTGTTTTGTGATACCTGATATTTTTGTTAGAAAATAGTTAATCTGCTGATCTGCAATTCCTGAAAATATATATATGCCTTCATGTTTTTGAAGTCTTTTTAATTCTTTGAGAATTTTTAACATTGTTTTAGAGATGGGTAAAATAAAGTTTTGTCTTGAATTTTCAGTTCGCTTCTCTCCCTTCATTCTATTTTTAGGTATATAAATGTGACTATCGTCAAAATTTATATCTGACCATTTAAGATTAAATAGATTCATCGATCTCAAAGCAGTCTCAAGCGCAAAAAATATAAGTATCTTTTTTCTAATGTTGATTTTTGAATTTGCTACAGATTTTAAAAAATTTTCAAGATCAACTTGATTTATAATCTTTTGATGATGTCTTGAGTTTCTTCTGGATGGAGTTTCGTAGTGTTTTGAAAAGTTAAAATTTTCTAAAATATTTTCTTTGATATATCCTTGCTTTTTGGCGAATAGAAAAATATTTTGTAGTATGTAAAAGAGTTTAACATTTGCGGCAGGATATTTCTCAGGTTCATTGAAAATATCAAATTTTAGCTCATTTAATTCAATATCATCGATTGGTTTTAATGCTATTTCTAAGGGTAGTATATGTTTAGATACCCTTATTTGATAACTTCGTAAAGTGCCGGCTTTGAATTTTAGAATATCTTGAGCATACACAAGAAATTTTTTATAAGCTTCTTGTAAAGTAATCACTTGCTTTATTATATATCCCGTTTCTTCTAGCTGATTTAAAATTTCTATTCCTTTTCTATATGCTGTTTCAAACTTCATATAAGGATATTCACCTATTTTCATATAGCGTACTTTTTCATTTTCGTACCTGTATAGCCTTATCGTCTTCTTCTGCTTTGGAGAAATTTCTAGCTTGAATCTGTCGTATCCGGGTATTGGTAGACGCAGAATTATATTTTTCTTGTTGTTTTGTTTTTCGATCCATTGATCGATCTCTTGAAATTTTTTCATTTTTCACCTCTTGTAATTTTTGAATTACATCTAATTATAGTGATTCTGAAAATATCAAAAAATGACACAAAAAATTAAAAAATTTATATAGTTTTTTAAAATACATATATAATGGTTTATTATCATTTCTATTAAGCTATGCTTAAGCTAAAAAGAAGATAATAGCGATAATATCGGCATTTGTAAAAAACCAAACTATTGAATTGTAAAGGATTATAAAAGAGTATATGGTGCCCGAGGTCGGACTCGAACCGACACAAGGTTGCCCTTACCAGATTTTGAGTCTGGCGCGTCTACCAGTTTCACCACTCGGGCCAAAAATCGTAATTTTATCAAAAATATATAAAGAATAAATTAAAAAATAAATATTTTAAGAATAAAAAATGGAAGTCTTTAAAGACTTCCATAAAAGAAATTATTTCTTTTTGCCTTTTTTGTTTGTAGTAGCAACAACTGCTTCTTTCAGCTTTTTGCCAACTTTAAATTTGACCGCTTTACTAGCAGGTACATCAATAACTTTCTTAGTTCCTGGAACTCTAGCTTTTCTTGCAGCTCTATCAGCTGTGCTAAAAGTACCAAAACCTATGAAGCTAACGCTACCGCCAGCAGTAAGAGCTTCTTTGATTGTCTCTAGAGCGGCATCAACAGCTTTTAGAGAATCTTTTTTTGAAAGACCAGCCTTTTCGGCGACAGCTTGAATAAATTCAGCTTTTTTCATAGAACCATCCTTTTAAGAAGTGATATATAGGCATTTTACAACGTTTTTTGAAAAAAAACAATAGTTTTGAAACCTAAATTTCATTAAAAAATGTAGTTTTTTATAAAAAAAGTGAATTTTTTATAAAATTTGCATATAAAACTCATTTTTGAATCCATTTTTTTTGATATCAATTAGCATTAAATTCTCTAAATTCAATTTGCTTAGTTCGTCAATTGTTTCAATCCTTGCTTTTGCTATTTCTCTTAAAATAATTCCTCGGTAAGCTTTGGCATAATGGCTTACGACTTTGCCGTTTTTTATAAATTTAAAAGTCGTAAAAGGCTTTTTTATTTCATAAAATTTTTCATAAAATTCAGCTCTTAAGTCTAGTATGTCATCATCTTTGAGCCAGTTATCTATTGCTAAGGAAAAATGTTCTTTATAAAATTTTTCAATATTTAATTTGTCTATTTTTTCTCCCTGCTTTAGTTTATATTCACAAATTTCATCTCCAGCCAAAATGCCTCCGAATAAATTTGAGAATATCATTACGTTTTTATCGATAAAATTTTGAGCTTTAGTGTCTAAATTTTTATAGTTTAAGTGCTTGTAGGCTACGCCTTCGTATCTTAAAACAGCTTTTATAGCACTTTTTTTAAAAATATCCTCTCTTAAATTTTCGCACTCTTCTAAATTTTTAAGTCCGAATAGCTTTGATAGTTCGCTTGTTGTAGCTCTTTTTAAAAATTCATTGTATTGATTTAAAATTTCAATCCTTAGATCATATAGCTCTGGAAATATAAAGCTGTCTTTGTCTATAAATTTATTTGATTTTACGGCACTTTTTGCCTCGC contains:
- a CDS encoding tyrosine-type recombinase/integrase, which translates into the protein MKKFQEIDQWIEKQNNKKNIILRLPIPGYDRFKLEISPKQKKTIRLYRYENEKVRYMKIGEYPYMKFETAYRKGIEILNQLEETGYIIKQVITLQEAYKKFLVYAQDILKFKAGTLRSYQIRVSKHILPLEIALKPIDDIELNELKFDIFNEPEKYPAANVKLFYILQNIFLFAKKQGYIKENILENFNFSKHYETPSRRNSRHHQKIINQVDLENFLKSVANSKINIRKKILIFFALETALRSMNLFNLKWSDINFDDSHIYIPKNRMKGEKRTENSRQNFILPISKTMLKILKELKRLQKHEGIYIFSGIADQQINYFLTKISGITKHGLRGTFKTFAMKKQMEHRIPNYIIEMYLYHIPAMTDVEAAYLELRYDDHEIQDMLYALCNWWDQYLISLYDFSKII
- a CDS encoding HU family DNA-binding protein is translated as MKKAEFIQAVAEKAGLSKKDSLKAVDAALETIKEALTAGGSVSFIGFGTFSTADRAARKARVPGTKKVIDVPASKAVKFKVGKKLKEAVVATTNKKGKKK
- a CDS encoding YaaA family protein, with product MKILFSPSEAKSAVKSNKFIDKDSFIFPELYDLRIEILNQYNEFLKRATTSELSKLFGLKNLEECENLREDIFKKSAIKAVLRYEGVAYKHLNYKNLDTKAQNFIDKNVMIFSNLFGGILAGDEICEYKLKQGEKIDKLNIEKFYKEHFSLAIDNWLKDDDILDLRAEFYEKFYEIKKPFTTFKFIKNGKVVSHYAKAYRGIILREIAKARIETIDELSKLNLENLMLIDIKKNGFKNEFYMQIL